From a region of the Vaginimicrobium propionicum genome:
- a CDS encoding TrkA family potassium uptake protein gives MVNFAKPTYAVLGLGRFGSAVARELMSDDAVVVGVDCNEAVVNRNNGMLTQVVQADSADIDSMSELGVAEFDAVVVAIGGEHVESSILTCSLLKDMGVKNLWAKSSGTAHGRILDQIGVPHIVHPEVAMGRRVAHLVRGAILDYVELSSGTAMAQTIISESVAGQLDEDALWRRFGVKIVAIRDGEQWQPVLGAAELSVGDQVQIYGESKRVEKFGRLAAKK, from the coding sequence TTGGTTAATTTCGCTAAACCAACCTATGCAGTTCTGGGGTTGGGCAGGTTCGGTTCGGCGGTAGCTCGCGAGCTCATGTCGGACGATGCCGTCGTCGTTGGCGTGGATTGTAACGAAGCCGTGGTCAACCGCAACAATGGGATGTTAACCCAAGTTGTGCAGGCGGATTCAGCGGATATCGACTCGATGAGCGAGTTGGGTGTTGCGGAATTTGATGCGGTGGTGGTGGCCATCGGCGGCGAGCACGTAGAATCGTCAATCCTTACTTGCTCGCTGCTAAAAGACATGGGAGTGAAAAATCTGTGGGCAAAGTCTTCTGGCACGGCGCATGGCCGCATTCTTGACCAGATTGGCGTCCCGCACATTGTTCACCCTGAGGTGGCCATGGGGCGGCGGGTTGCGCATCTGGTGCGCGGAGCAATCCTCGACTACGTGGAGCTGTCGTCGGGTACGGCAATGGCTCAAACCATTATTTCAGAGAGCGTGGCCGGCCAGCTTGATGAAGATGCGTTGTGGCGTCGTTTTGGCGTGAAGATTGTGGCTATCCGCGACGGCGAACAGTGGCAGCCGGTTCTTGGTGCGGCTGAGTTGTCTGTGGGCGACCAAGTTCAGATTTACGGAGAATCGAAACGGGTGGAAAAGTTTGGCCGGTTGGCGGCGAAGAAATAG
- a CDS encoding IS1249 family transposase: MKGACNQPVCGVCGSKLVKNGRTSAGRTRWRCKSCGASTTQARPDVTAKAQARLFAKWLLEGFTARQLGLAKTSFANKISWCWQVEVPKPPVTGEVYDQVLLDGIYLAYDWCLITATNGKKIVDWQWCAHENSAAYRALMSRLPAPAVVVTDGGAGVAKALRLTWPGTLVQRCLFHVRANTITDLTRRPQSDAGKALLELANRLVATKTSQGAGEWLSLLQDFYRLYRGFINEKSYGIDPVGHQQWWWTHERVRRAYKRLERLARAGHLFTWLDPQFDRADIQATTSRLEGSVNAQIHRLLNAHRGMSEAHMKTAVKWLLNQKSIDPADPVAWLTTHRHNTDQAKPKPSSPGPAGPADYDTAIDYDTSFQDGSLHIRKGWAGR, translated from the coding sequence GTGAAGGGTGCTTGCAATCAACCTGTTTGTGGAGTATGCGGTTCGAAGCTGGTCAAGAATGGTCGTACTAGCGCAGGGCGGACGCGTTGGCGGTGTAAATCTTGCGGGGCCTCGACGACTCAAGCCCGTCCTGATGTGACGGCTAAAGCCCAAGCCAGACTTTTCGCTAAATGGCTTTTGGAGGGATTTACGGCGCGTCAGCTTGGGCTAGCGAAAACTTCTTTTGCCAATAAGATCAGCTGGTGCTGGCAGGTCGAGGTTCCTAAACCGCCAGTTACTGGTGAGGTCTATGATCAGGTGCTGCTTGACGGCATCTATCTTGCTTACGACTGGTGTCTGATCACTGCCACTAACGGGAAGAAGATTGTTGATTGGCAGTGGTGCGCCCACGAAAATTCTGCTGCTTATCGGGCGTTGATGAGTAGGTTGCCTGCCCCGGCCGTGGTGGTCACCGACGGTGGGGCTGGGGTGGCTAAAGCGTTACGCCTGACCTGGCCAGGCACCCTGGTTCAACGCTGCTTGTTTCATGTTCGGGCTAACACCATCACTGATTTGACCAGGCGTCCTCAAAGTGATGCTGGCAAGGCATTACTTGAGCTAGCTAACCGGCTAGTGGCCACTAAAACATCTCAAGGCGCAGGTGAGTGGCTTAGCCTGCTGCAAGACTTCTATCGCCTCTATCGGGGGTTTATCAACGAGAAAAGCTACGGCATAGACCCCGTCGGGCACCAGCAGTGGTGGTGGACCCATGAGCGGGTTCGGCGGGCCTATAAACGCCTAGAACGTCTCGCTAGAGCCGGCCACTTGTTCACCTGGCTCGACCCCCAATTCGACCGAGCCGATATTCAAGCCACCACAAGTCGCCTCGAAGGCAGTGTTAACGCCCAGATCCATCGTCTACTTAATGCGCATCGAGGCATGAGCGAAGCTCACATGAAGACAGCGGTCAAGTGGCTGTTAAACCAAAAATCTATTGACCCGGCAGACCCGGTTGCCTGGCTGACCACCCACCGCCATAACACCGACCAAGCCAAACCAAAACCGTCATCCCCAGGCCCTGCTGGCCCGGCAGACTACGACACCGCTATCGACTACGACACCAGCTTCCAAGACGGCTCCCTACACATCCGTAAAGGCTGGGCCGGACGATGA
- the manA gene encoding mannose-6-phosphate isomerase, class I, producing the protein MSEIPQGGAAPMQRLVGSVRNYEWGSLEFIPNLLGKPADNKPQAEYWLGAHLSSPSKIEIAGTSYDLAEWLKTNPQALGNQARARFGSELPFLVKVLSARVPLSLQAHPNARDAASGFAKENEQGISLDDPKRTFKDPHHKPELIIALTPFDALVGFRDPNETLDLFDRLGVKTSLEPIIGPLRHRSGQAGMAEVFLDVLTINDERIALANEVVSAAVGHVQDEGDLGEFARTAVLLDEYFPNDPSLIAALLLNRRHLEPGEGLHVREGTMHAYLSGSGVEVMASSDNVLRGGLTRKHIDVDALVQVVNFRSEIAPILHPTPVSEGVCEYRIDEDAFRVWRISPSKFLGVLPASDTARIILATEGQISMFCKDENLKLERGQSAFLPAGEEIGFTGTGQAFLSASG; encoded by the coding sequence ATGAGCGAGATACCTCAAGGAGGCGCGGCACCAATGCAGCGACTGGTCGGCTCTGTTCGCAATTACGAATGGGGCTCACTGGAATTCATCCCCAACCTGCTTGGCAAACCAGCGGACAACAAACCGCAAGCCGAGTATTGGCTGGGCGCGCACCTATCCTCCCCTTCCAAAATTGAGATAGCGGGAACCTCTTACGACCTAGCCGAATGGTTAAAAACAAACCCTCAAGCACTCGGCAACCAAGCCCGGGCACGATTTGGCAGCGAGCTTCCTTTCTTAGTGAAGGTGTTATCAGCTCGCGTCCCGTTGAGTCTCCAAGCTCACCCTAACGCCCGTGACGCCGCCAGCGGCTTTGCTAAGGAAAATGAGCAAGGCATCAGCCTTGACGACCCCAAACGCACTTTCAAAGACCCTCATCACAAGCCGGAATTGATTATTGCGCTGACGCCATTCGACGCTCTGGTTGGCTTCCGCGACCCTAACGAGACGTTAGATTTATTTGATCGGCTAGGGGTTAAGACGTCTTTAGAGCCGATAATCGGCCCACTTAGACACCGTAGTGGACAAGCTGGAATGGCTGAGGTCTTCTTAGACGTACTAACCATTAACGATGAGCGTATAGCACTAGCAAACGAGGTTGTTTCAGCCGCGGTCGGCCACGTCCAGGATGAGGGAGACCTTGGGGAATTCGCGCGTACGGCTGTGCTTCTGGACGAATACTTTCCCAATGATCCGAGTTTGATTGCCGCACTACTGCTGAACCGTCGCCACCTTGAACCCGGCGAAGGCTTACATGTTCGAGAAGGCACTATGCACGCCTACCTAAGCGGGTCTGGTGTTGAAGTGATGGCTAGTTCAGATAACGTGCTGCGCGGTGGATTGACCCGCAAACACATTGATGTTGACGCCTTAGTTCAAGTAGTAAATTTCCGCAGCGAGATCGCGCCTATTCTCCACCCCACACCGGTTTCGGAAGGGGTTTGCGAATACCGTATCGACGAGGACGCTTTCCGCGTTTGGAGAATTTCGCCGTCAAAATTCCTGGGAGTTCTTCCAGCCAGTGATACGGCACGAATCATTCTCGCTACCGAAGGCCAGATCTCCATGTTCTGCAAGGACGAAAACCTGAAATTGGAACGCGGCCAATCGGCATTCCTGCCCGCAGGCGAAGAAATAGGCTTCACTGGCACAGGTCAAGCTTTCCTCTCAGCAAGCGGCTAG
- a CDS encoding response regulator transcription factor has product MSQTATNQISVLLVDDQELFRHAIEIMVNSQPDMQVVGHATNGLEAIKETTRLQPDIVLMDIRMPDMDGVEATRRILRGERVESPGAGPRIIILTTFDFDSLTAQAIRHGASGFLLKDVSPHMLQEAIRTVHAGNSVLSPENLDKLLTGDIRMTPALPEEYDSLTEREREVLLLVGQGLSNKEIGQTLYASESTVKTHVGQILRKLNLRNRTQIVVFCFEHGLRSIN; this is encoded by the coding sequence ATGAGCCAAACAGCAACCAACCAGATCAGCGTTTTACTCGTTGATGACCAAGAGCTATTCCGGCACGCAATCGAGATCATGGTCAACTCTCAACCCGACATGCAAGTTGTAGGGCACGCAACCAACGGCCTCGAAGCCATCAAAGAAACCACCAGACTGCAACCAGACATCGTGCTGATGGACATCCGAATGCCCGACATGGACGGAGTCGAAGCGACCAGACGAATTCTGCGCGGTGAACGAGTCGAATCACCCGGAGCAGGACCGAGAATCATCATCTTGACCACATTCGACTTTGACTCGCTCACAGCACAAGCAATTCGCCACGGGGCAAGCGGTTTCCTCCTCAAAGACGTATCCCCGCACATGCTCCAAGAAGCAATCAGAACCGTTCACGCCGGTAATTCCGTCCTGTCACCAGAAAACCTCGACAAACTGCTCACCGGCGACATTCGCATGACACCCGCGCTACCAGAGGAATACGATTCACTCACCGAGCGAGAACGCGAAGTCCTGCTTCTCGTTGGCCAAGGCCTATCAAACAAAGAAATCGGCCAAACCCTGTACGCATCAGAATCCACAGTGAAAACACACGTAGGCCAAATCCTTCGCAAGCTAAACCTTCGCAACCGCACCCAAATCGTCGTCTTCTGCTTCGAACACGGGCTGCGCTCGATTAATTAG
- a CDS encoding class I SAM-dependent methyltransferase, which yields MGYASSLPQSDRSTSTAAGHWVLARAGKRVLRPGGLKLTKRMLTAADMQGKQIIEFAPGLGRTAQLIITEGVASYVGVDQDPAAVVRVEAIVKPHGGTVINAKAQDTGLSSESADVVVGEAMLTMQGEKTKAEIVAEAFRLLKPGGRYAIHELGLTPNDIDPELADGLRKQLARTIRVNARPLTENEWRTVLTNAGFEVEWISFAPMALLSPRRNLADEGLLGVFRIIGNLIRDKDLRARVLQMRSTFNKYRDHLTGIAIVAKKPSN from the coding sequence GTGGGTTACGCGTCTTCTTTGCCTCAATCTGATCGCTCAACCAGTACCGCTGCCGGACACTGGGTGCTTGCTCGTGCCGGTAAGCGGGTGCTTCGCCCCGGCGGGTTGAAGTTGACGAAACGGATGTTAACTGCCGCCGATATGCAGGGAAAGCAAATCATTGAGTTCGCTCCAGGGCTGGGGCGTACTGCACAATTAATCATCACCGAAGGTGTAGCCTCTTATGTTGGTGTTGATCAGGATCCGGCGGCAGTCGTACGGGTGGAAGCCATCGTCAAACCCCACGGCGGAACAGTCATTAATGCTAAAGCACAAGACACCGGGTTGAGTAGTGAAAGCGCTGACGTGGTGGTTGGTGAAGCAATGCTAACCATGCAAGGTGAAAAGACTAAAGCCGAAATCGTTGCCGAGGCATTTCGTCTCCTCAAACCAGGGGGTCGTTACGCCATCCACGAGCTCGGACTCACGCCAAATGATATTGACCCAGAGTTGGCTGACGGGTTACGCAAGCAATTAGCCCGGACGATCCGAGTTAACGCGCGCCCGCTGACCGAGAATGAATGGCGTACGGTGCTAACGAATGCTGGTTTTGAGGTGGAATGGATTAGTTTTGCACCGATGGCGTTATTGTCGCCCAGACGTAACCTTGCTGATGAAGGCCTCTTGGGGGTCTTCCGGATTATCGGTAACTTAATCCGCGATAAAGACTTACGAGCCCGGGTTCTTCAGATGCGATCCACTTTCAACAAATACCGCGACCACCTGACCGGAATCGCGATAGTAGCTAAGAAACCATCCAACTAA
- a CDS encoding ABC transporter ATP-binding protein: MALSLHNLTKRYGKTAAVKNVSLTLTTGVYGLLGVNGAGKTTLMRMVCTLTRPTSGRITFDDQDIFTMGEAYRQQLGYLPQDFGFYPDLNVVDYLMYIASLKGLRADFAKRRTFDLLEQVGLKDSAKTRMRNLSGGMVRRVGIAQAMLNDPRILILDEPTAGLDPRERIRFRNLISELSGNRLVLLSTHIVSDVEFIANTIILMNQGQFIFTGTSEEIVASLEKRAWVFTVPQSQVGHYLEQFLVANVKTAPHGTTELRVLSGYPPTPQAQEIGVTLEDAFLIYFGTKAKEIQSC, from the coding sequence ATGGCGCTATCACTACATAACCTCACGAAACGATATGGGAAGACTGCTGCTGTCAAAAATGTGAGCCTGACTTTGACAACGGGCGTGTATGGCCTTCTTGGCGTCAATGGGGCCGGGAAAACGACGTTGATGCGGATGGTCTGCACCTTGACCCGGCCTACGAGTGGACGTATCACCTTTGACGACCAAGATATTTTCACGATGGGTGAGGCGTACCGGCAACAGTTAGGTTATCTTCCGCAAGATTTTGGTTTCTATCCTGATCTCAATGTCGTGGACTACTTGATGTACATCGCAAGCCTCAAAGGGCTACGAGCCGATTTTGCGAAACGAAGAACATTCGACCTCCTGGAACAGGTCGGCTTGAAAGACTCTGCGAAGACGAGAATGCGTAATCTTTCCGGCGGCATGGTCAGACGTGTCGGAATTGCTCAAGCCATGCTGAATGACCCGAGAATATTGATTTTGGATGAGCCTACAGCAGGGCTCGACCCCCGTGAAAGAATCCGTTTTCGCAACCTCATTAGCGAACTCTCTGGCAACAGACTGGTATTGCTGTCCACTCACATTGTTTCTGACGTCGAATTCATCGCAAACACCATCATCCTTATGAACCAGGGGCAATTTATCTTTACGGGAACATCTGAAGAAATCGTCGCCTCCCTCGAAAAGAGAGCGTGGGTTTTCACGGTACCCCAAAGCCAAGTGGGTCACTATCTTGAGCAGTTCTTAGTAGCGAACGTCAAAACAGCTCCCCACGGTACCACCGAGCTACGCGTGCTCTCTGGCTATCCGCCAACACCGCAAGCTCAAGAAATAGGTGTGACCTTAGAGGACGCATTTTTGATCTATTTCGGCACGAAAGCAAAGGAAATCCAATCATGCTGA
- the groL gene encoding chaperonin GroEL (60 kDa chaperone family; promotes refolding of misfolded polypeptides especially under stressful conditions; forms two stacked rings of heptamers to form a barrel-shaped 14mer; ends can be capped by GroES; misfolded proteins enter the barrel where they are refolded when GroES binds) yields MAKLIEFDSEARKHLEKGMNTLADAVKVTLGPKGRNVVLEKSWGAPTITNDGVSIAKEIELADPFEKIGAELVKEVAKKTDDVAGDGTTTATVIAQAMAREGLRNVTAGANPIELKRGIDKAVKAISENLENMATEIDSKDQIAQTASISAGDPDVGEKIAEAMYKVGKEGVITVDESNTFGLELEFTEGMNFDKGYISGYFVTDAERQEAVLEDPYILIVDGKVSSLKELLPVLEKVQQSGHSLLVIAEDVDGEALAGLVVNKLRGTLKSVAVKAPGFGDRRKAIMADIAVLTGGQVISETVGLSLETADTSLLGTARSVTVTKDATTIVDGAGDKDQIAGRVKQIRTEIENTDSDYDREKLQERLSKLAGGVAVIKVGAATEVEMKERKHRIEDAVRNAKAAVEEGVLPGGGVALLQATKGLEFKDLSDDERIGVSIVMSAAAAPLKQIAENAGYEGGVIAEKVKSLPAGEGLNAATGEYVDMLKAGILDPTKVTRSALQNAASIAGLFLTTEAVIADKPEKPAPVPAEAGDMGGMY; encoded by the coding sequence ATGGCAAAACTTATTGAATTTGATAGCGAGGCTCGCAAGCATCTCGAAAAGGGCATGAACACCCTTGCAGACGCTGTGAAGGTGACGCTTGGGCCTAAAGGCCGCAATGTTGTGTTGGAGAAGTCGTGGGGCGCTCCCACTATCACCAATGACGGCGTTTCCATCGCTAAAGAGATTGAACTGGCTGACCCATTCGAGAAGATCGGTGCAGAGCTAGTTAAAGAGGTCGCCAAAAAGACTGACGACGTTGCTGGCGACGGCACCACTACCGCCACTGTTATTGCTCAGGCGATGGCTCGCGAGGGTCTGCGTAACGTTACTGCCGGGGCTAACCCAATCGAGTTGAAACGCGGCATCGACAAGGCTGTTAAGGCCATCTCTGAAAACCTTGAAAACATGGCTACTGAGATTGATTCGAAGGATCAAATCGCTCAGACTGCGTCTATTTCCGCTGGTGACCCGGACGTTGGCGAGAAGATTGCCGAGGCCATGTACAAGGTGGGCAAGGAAGGCGTCATTACTGTTGACGAGTCCAACACCTTTGGTCTAGAGCTTGAGTTCACTGAAGGCATGAACTTCGACAAGGGCTATATTTCGGGCTACTTCGTTACTGATGCTGAGCGTCAGGAAGCTGTTCTGGAAGATCCCTACATTCTCATTGTTGACGGCAAGGTGTCATCACTTAAAGAGCTGCTGCCGGTGCTAGAGAAGGTGCAGCAGTCCGGTCATTCCCTGCTCGTCATTGCTGAGGATGTTGACGGCGAAGCCTTGGCTGGCTTGGTGGTTAACAAACTGCGCGGCACCTTGAAGTCTGTTGCCGTCAAGGCTCCTGGTTTTGGTGATCGTCGCAAGGCCATCATGGCTGACATTGCCGTACTAACTGGCGGTCAGGTGATTTCTGAAACTGTCGGTCTATCTTTGGAAACTGCTGACACTTCGCTGTTGGGCACTGCTCGTTCGGTGACGGTGACCAAGGACGCCACCACCATCGTTGACGGTGCTGGCGATAAAGACCAGATTGCTGGCCGCGTCAAGCAGATTCGTACTGAAATCGAAAACACCGATTCCGACTACGACCGCGAGAAGCTGCAGGAGAGGCTGTCTAAGCTGGCTGGTGGCGTCGCGGTAATCAAGGTTGGCGCTGCTACTGAGGTCGAGATGAAGGAGCGCAAGCACCGCATCGAGGACGCCGTCCGCAACGCGAAGGCGGCCGTCGAAGAGGGCGTACTGCCTGGCGGCGGGGTTGCGCTGCTGCAAGCCACCAAGGGCTTGGAGTTCAAGGATCTTAGCGATGACGAGCGTATTGGTGTATCCATCGTTATGTCTGCTGCTGCCGCGCCGTTGAAGCAGATTGCTGAGAATGCTGGCTATGAGGGTGGCGTCATTGCCGAAAAGGTGAAGAGCTTGCCTGCTGGCGAAGGTTTGAATGCGGCTACTGGCGAGTATGTTGACATGCTCAAGGCTGGCATTTTGGATCCAACCAAGGTAACTCGTTCGGCTCTGCAGAATGCTGCCTCAATTGCTGGTTTGTTCCTGACCACTGAGGCTGTTATTGCTGATAAGCCTGAGAAGCCTGCTCCGGTTCCTGCCGAGGCTGGCGACATGGGTGGCATGTACTGA
- a CDS encoding sensor histidine kinase, whose amino-acid sequence MASDKQEAPTLMPDEKDVRSAVGSDRAVVKGRGLIPRMVASGLLLLLGLVASIGQDPGPYHDLTLVFIIMLDALSVLVVRYVPLLGYALNWLALIIQVMFETDFTLAQAGVVYTMWVVSCYGSRLIVIVTGVTAPIGLVVGALVVSSRAGGDSLTSSSPLSGPLWRLVSEIRPGTTPRAVYIVATVCLVILPWLLGLIRRSQIRALRAEEQQRQEHEERLAAEERARLSDELAETQKAKAQLARDVHDVVGHSLVVIAAQAQAASCVDDVEQIQQILSTISTTAKTSLQEVRAVVHDTAHTNTNPFAPIIQSIQGTGIDVRTTIDGTPRPLAPEINQVATLVLKEILTNALKHGDNSAVIDIALSWHNGLTMSVTNAANPQNGEPKLVFGFGLAGMRDRLSSVGGTLNITSQQTPSGWSVTTSAWLPFQGVQTPTRPPAQTSSAHSQGQTA is encoded by the coding sequence ATGGCTTCTGACAAGCAAGAAGCACCCACTCTCATGCCCGACGAAAAAGATGTGAGATCTGCTGTGGGTAGCGACCGGGCTGTGGTCAAAGGACGTGGGCTGATTCCACGAATGGTTGCGAGCGGATTGCTACTTCTGCTGGGGCTCGTCGCATCTATCGGGCAAGATCCAGGCCCCTATCACGATCTGACCTTGGTATTCATCATTATGCTCGATGCGTTGAGCGTACTCGTTGTTCGTTACGTTCCGTTGCTTGGGTACGCATTGAACTGGCTAGCCTTGATCATCCAAGTGATGTTTGAGACAGATTTCACCCTGGCGCAAGCAGGCGTGGTCTACACCATGTGGGTGGTCTCCTGTTACGGTTCACGATTGATCGTAATAGTAACCGGAGTGACTGCGCCTATCGGGCTCGTTGTGGGTGCCTTGGTCGTATCAAGCAGGGCCGGGGGTGATTCACTGACTTCGTCGTCGCCTTTGTCTGGTCCGCTGTGGAGATTAGTGAGCGAAATTAGGCCTGGTACGACGCCACGCGCGGTATATATCGTCGCCACTGTTTGCCTAGTCATTTTGCCGTGGCTCTTGGGTCTGATTAGGCGCAGCCAAATCCGTGCCCTGCGCGCAGAGGAGCAACAGCGACAAGAACACGAGGAACGTTTAGCTGCTGAAGAACGTGCCAGACTCTCCGATGAACTTGCTGAAACCCAAAAGGCTAAAGCACAGCTTGCTAGAGATGTTCACGACGTGGTGGGACACTCCTTGGTCGTAATAGCCGCCCAAGCACAAGCAGCATCGTGCGTTGACGATGTCGAACAAATCCAACAGATTCTGTCCACCATTTCGACAACCGCCAAAACGTCACTCCAAGAAGTTCGAGCAGTCGTGCACGACACTGCTCACACAAACACCAACCCGTTCGCCCCGATCATCCAATCAATTCAAGGCACTGGTATCGACGTGCGAACTACAATTGACGGAACACCACGTCCGCTGGCACCAGAGATCAACCAGGTCGCCACCTTGGTGCTCAAGGAGATACTGACCAACGCTCTCAAGCATGGCGACAACTCCGCCGTCATTGATATCGCACTCAGCTGGCACAACGGCCTAACGATGTCTGTCACAAACGCCGCTAACCCACAGAATGGTGAACCAAAACTAGTCTTCGGTTTCGGGCTGGCCGGAATGCGCGACAGGCTTTCCTCAGTGGGTGGAACCTTGAACATCACCTCACAGCAAACACCGTCCGGCTGGAGCGTGACAACATCAGCCTGGCTGCCATTCCAGGGCGTACAAACCCCGACCCGACCCCCAGCACAGACGTCGTCCGCCCACTCGCAAGGACAAACCGCATGA
- a CDS encoding Nramp family divalent metal transporter yields MDLRRQGNITRRPIFSFGESNGASLEEINATIAVPEKNSGFFRNLRAFLGPGALVAVGYMDPGNWVTSIGGGQQFGYLLLFVIAISSLVAMLLQHMCAKLGLVTRQDLAQITRSHTSKTAGVILWVIAELAIMATDVAEVIGAAIALNLLFGLHLVWGVLLTVGDVFLLLLLLRVGIRKIEAIVVTLITTILLVFCYEVWVASPDMGSMFSGFIPNAQVLGRSELAMALGIIGATVMPHNLYLHSALVQSRAVNQEDKAAVARAVRFATWDSNLQLGGAFFINCLLLVLGAAFFFGVPGEFATLGGVYDALQDPQIAGRVASPLLSTLFAVALLASGQNSTITGTLTGQVIMEGFIRLHMPLWLRRLVTRVAAVIPVMICAVLFGESEVAMEQLLVDSQIFLCLALPISMVTVVWFTSSAKIMGEFKNPLWMQILGWVITVVLSVLNISLIAQIIF; encoded by the coding sequence GTGGATCTCAGGAGACAAGGCAATATAACGCGCCGACCCATCTTTAGCTTCGGTGAATCTAATGGAGCTTCCCTCGAAGAAATTAATGCCACTATCGCAGTGCCCGAGAAGAACAGTGGATTTTTTCGTAACCTTCGAGCATTCCTTGGCCCTGGTGCATTAGTTGCTGTTGGCTACATGGATCCCGGTAATTGGGTGACCTCTATCGGTGGCGGCCAACAGTTCGGTTATCTGCTGTTATTTGTGATAGCCATATCGAGCTTGGTTGCTATGCTGCTGCAACACATGTGCGCCAAGTTAGGCCTAGTCACACGTCAAGATCTAGCCCAAATCACTCGCTCGCACACCAGCAAAACTGCTGGCGTCATACTTTGGGTAATCGCTGAGCTAGCGATTATGGCCACCGATGTGGCAGAGGTCATCGGTGCAGCAATCGCCCTTAACCTGCTATTCGGGTTGCACCTAGTGTGGGGTGTTTTGCTAACCGTTGGGGACGTGTTTCTGTTGCTTTTATTGCTACGTGTCGGGATCAGGAAAATTGAAGCCATTGTAGTCACGCTAATAACAACTATTTTGTTGGTCTTCTGTTATGAAGTGTGGGTGGCTAGCCCAGACATGGGCTCAATGTTTTCTGGTTTCATTCCGAACGCTCAAGTGCTCGGCCGCTCTGAACTGGCGATGGCGTTAGGCATAATCGGAGCAACCGTCATGCCGCACAATCTTTATCTACATTCGGCTCTCGTCCAGTCGAGAGCTGTTAACCAGGAAGATAAGGCTGCTGTGGCTAGAGCCGTCCGGTTTGCAACCTGGGATTCCAATTTGCAATTAGGTGGGGCATTTTTCATTAACTGTCTACTGCTCGTGCTGGGTGCGGCTTTCTTCTTTGGCGTGCCTGGTGAGTTCGCGACGTTAGGCGGCGTCTATGACGCCCTACAAGACCCGCAGATTGCTGGACGAGTAGCTAGCCCCCTGTTATCTACGCTCTTCGCAGTGGCGTTGTTGGCGTCTGGACAAAACTCCACCATCACCGGCACGCTGACCGGCCAAGTTATCATGGAAGGTTTCATTCGTCTGCATATGCCCTTGTGGCTTAGACGCCTAGTAACTCGCGTGGCTGCTGTGATACCCGTGATGATTTGTGCCGTCCTATTTGGTGAATCTGAAGTAGCAATGGAACAGCTATTGGTAGATTCGCAGATTTTCTTGTGTTTAGCACTACCTATCTCGATGGTCACGGTGGTGTGGTTTACTTCGTCTGCCAAAATCATGGGGGAATTCAAAAACCCCTTGTGGATGCAAATTCTAGGATGGGTTATCACTGTCGTTTTGTCGGTGTTGAATATCAGCTTGATCGCCCAAATTATCTTCTAA
- a CDS encoding cupin domain-containing protein has protein sequence MSAETPASPALGFINNLANEIEYATGSTVSKTLLRAEGVNVVLFSFDVGEELSEHTAAMPVLVETLEGELEITAEGKTVTLLPGGLVHFTTRLPHAVKAIKPSKMVLYMMQDQETNLDG, from the coding sequence ATGAGCGCTGAAACTCCAGCATCCCCAGCCCTAGGCTTTATCAATAATCTAGCTAATGAAATTGAGTACGCGACAGGCTCAACTGTCTCCAAAACCTTGCTGCGTGCAGAGGGCGTCAATGTCGTGCTATTTTCCTTCGATGTCGGTGAGGAACTTTCCGAGCACACGGCTGCAATGCCGGTGCTCGTTGAAACTTTAGAAGGTGAGCTTGAAATCACCGCCGAAGGTAAAACCGTTACTCTACTACCTGGTGGGTTAGTACATTTCACTACCCGATTGCCGCATGCAGTCAAGGCCATCAAACCATCAAAAATGGTGCTTTATATGATGCAAGACCAAGAAACTAACCTCGACGGATGA
- a CDS encoding DUF3263 domain-containing protein gives MTTQANVIDEATCQLTERELAVLDFEAEWWTSRLPKDQEIRERFNLSPVRYYQILNGLIDRDDALMYSPLLVKRLRRMREQRQRDRSAARLRDR, from the coding sequence ATGACCACCCAGGCGAATGTTATTGACGAGGCTACTTGCCAGCTGACTGAGCGCGAGCTGGCCGTCCTAGATTTCGAAGCCGAGTGGTGGACGTCTAGACTGCCGAAAGATCAAGAGATTCGCGAGCGTTTTAACCTGTCACCAGTTCGCTACTACCAAATCTTAAATGGGCTGATTGATCGAGACGATGCTCTAATGTACAGCCCACTCCTCGTTAAGCGGCTACGCAGAATGCGTGAACAGCGGCAACGCGACCGTTCTGCAGCCAGGTTGCGCGACCGTTAA